One part of the Humulus lupulus chromosome 9, drHumLupu1.1, whole genome shotgun sequence genome encodes these proteins:
- the LOC133802120 gene encoding glycylpeptide N-tetradecanoyltransferase 1-like has product MGDSNSPPESPKENPDHVSDSNQLAKDDSELENIVKKFQDTMSVSKRHKFWETQPVGQFKDKEDTSLPEGPIEPPTPLSEVKQEPYNLPSQYEWTTCDMDSEETCNEVYALLKNNYVEDDENMFRFNYSKEFLRWALRPPGFYRSWHIGVRAKASKKLVAFITGIPARIRVRDEVVKMAEINFLCVHKKLRSKRLAPVMIKEVTRRVHLENIWQAAYTAGVVLPTPITTCQYWHRSLNPKKLIDVGFSRLGARMTMSRTVKLYKLPDSPATPGFRKMELRDVPAVNRLLRNYLRQFVVAPDFDEDDVEHWLLPTEGVVDSFLVESPETHEITDFCSFYTLPSSILGNQTYSTLKAAYSYYNVATKTPLLQLMNDALIVAKQKDFDVFNALDVMENDSFLKELKFGPGDGQLHYYLYNYRVRQELKPSELGLVLL; this is encoded by the coding sequence ATGGGTGATAGCAATTCTCCGCCCGAGTCTCCTAAAGAAAACCCAGATCATGTCTCTGATTCGAACCAACTTGCTAAAGATGATAGTGAATTGGAAAATATCGTTAAAAAGTTCCAAGACACGATGTCTGTTAGCAAGAGACACAAGTTTTGGGAAACCCAACCTGTTGGGCAATTCAAGGATAAGGAGGATACTAGTTTGCCTGAGGGTCCTATTGAGCCTCCAACACCATTATCTGAGGTCAAACAAGAGCCTTACAATCTGCCTAGTCAATATGAATGGACTACTTGCGACATGGACTCTGAAGAGACCTGCAATGAGGTGTATGCTCTTTTGAAGAATAATTACGTTGAGGATGATGAGAACATGTTTAGATTCAACTATTCGAAGGAGTTCCTTAGGTGGGCTTTGCGCCCTCCAGGTTTCTACAGGAGCTGGCACATTGGTGTGCGTGCAAAGGCTTCAAAAAAGCTTGTTGCTTTTATTACTGGAATCCCTGCTAGGATCCGGGTTCGGGATGAGGTTGTAAAAATGGCTGAGATTAATTTCTTGTGTGTTCATAAGAAGCTCAGGTCAAAGAGACTTGCCCCTGTCATGATCAAGGAGGTTACACGGAGGGTTCACTTGGAGAATATATGGCAGGCAGCATACACTGCTGGAGTGGTTCTTCCAACTCCCATAACAACTTGCCAGTACTGGCATAGGTCTCTCAATCCAAAAAAGCTTATTGATGTTGGGTTCTCAAGGCTTGGTGCAAGGATGACAATGAGCCGAACTGTAAAGCTGTACAAGTTACCAGATTCACCAGCTACTCCTGGATTCAGAAAGATGGAACTTCGCGATGTTCCTGCAGTAAACCGGTTGCTTAGAAACTATTTGAGACAATTTGTTGTCGCACCAGATTTTGATGAAGATGATGTTGAGCATTGGCTTCTTCCAACTGAGGGTGTAGTGGATAGTTTCCTGGTCGAGAGCCCAGAGACGCACGAGATCACTGATTTCTGCAGCTTCTACACTCTTCcttcatctatccttggcaatcAAACTTACTCAACTCTGAAAGCTGCTTACTCGTATTATAATGTGGCCACCAAGACTCCATTGCTTCAGTTGATGAATGATGCTCTTATAGTAGCAAAACAGAAGGATTTTGATGTTTTCAATGCTTTAGACGTGATGGAGAATGACTCGTTCTTGAAGGAGCTAAAATTCGGACCAGGTGATGGGCAACTTCACTATTATCTTTATAACTATAGGGTGAGGCAAGAGTTGAAACCGTCAGAGCTTGGTCTTGTTCTCTTGTAG